A region of the Pantoea alfalfae genome:
CAGACGTACACCGTGACGCTTCTCGAAGGCCTCACCATACTGCTTACGCAGATCCATGATGGGCTTCATGTTAATTTCATTGAAGGTCGTCAGCATCGCCGTGCTGTTTTTCGCTTCCAGCAGACGCTCGGCAACGCGCTTACGCAGACGGGTCATCGGCACGCGTTTTTCGCTGCGATTCGCCACGGGTTGCTGCACGGCTGCAGTTTCTGCCGCTGGTGCGGCGGCTTTGGCAGCCTGCGGTTTGTTGGCCAGATGTTTTTCAACATCTTCACGGGTCAGACGACCACCCACACCGCTGCCTTTGATCTGTGAGGCATCAAGATTGTGCTCTGCAATCAGACGGCGGATAGCCGGGCTGAGCGCATCGTTGCTCTCTTCTTCCAGTGACGCAGTCTGACGCTGAGCCGGGGTAGACTCTTTGCTTTCAGACTTCGCGCTACTCTCTTTACCGGCGCTGTTGCCCTCTTTCAGACGACCCAGGATCTGGCGGGAAGTGACGGTGGCGCCCTCTTCTTCCAGAACCGCTTCCAGGATACCGTCAGCAGAGGCTGGCACTTCCAGTACAACTTTGTCAGTTTCGATTTCGACCAGCACTTCATCGCGAGTGACTGCATCGCCTGGTTTTTTATGCCAGGTTGCCACAGAGGCATCGGCAACCGATTCAGGCAGGTCGGGAACGAGAATATCTACGCTACTCATTATCTTTCCTTTTAATTAATTAACGTTCAGCGCGTCATTAACCAGGTCTTGCTGCTGTTGTTGGTGTACGGACATGTAACCCACGGCCGGTGAGGCAGATGCCGGGCGGCCTGCATAACGTAAAGTGGCACCAAATGGCACAACTTCACGGAAATGATGCTGGCTGCAATACCAGGCGCCCTGATTCAGTGGCTCTTCCTGACACCAGACAAAATCCTGCACGTGAGCATACGCTTTTAATGCTTCCTGTACCGCGTGATGCGGGAACGGATAGAGCTGCTCGATGCGCACGATAGCCACATCGGTCTGCTCATTTTTACGACGCTGCTCCAGCAGGTCGTAATAGACTTTACCGGAGCACAGCACGACGCGTTTCACGCCCTGCGGATCCAGATCATCGACTTCGCCAATCGCCGGCTGGAAGCTGCCGTTAGCCAGTTCATCCAGCGTGGAGATGGCCAGCGGATGACGCAGCAGTGATTTCGGCGACATCACAATCAGCGGACGGCGCATACCGCGCAGCGCCTGACGACGCAGCATGTGGTAAACCTGCGCAGGGGTAGACGGCACGCAGACCTGCATGTTCTGCTCAGCACAGAGTTGCAGATAACGTTCCAGGCGCGCAGAGGAGTGCTCTGGCCCCTGACCTTCATAACCGTGCGGCAGCAGCATAACCAGGCCACACATCCGGCCCCATTTCTGCTCACCGGAGCTGATGAACTGGTCGATAACAACCTGTGCGCCGTTGGCGAAGTCACCAAACTGCGCTTCCCAGATGGTCAGGATGCGCGGCTCTGCGGTGGCGTAACCATATTCAAAGGCCAGCACCGCTTCCTCTGACAGCACGGAGTCCCAGACTTTGAACTGGCCCTGGCCGCTGTGCACATGATGCAGAGGGGTATAGGTTGAGCCGTTCGCCTGGTTATGGACTACCGCGTGACGATGGAAGAAGGTTCCGCGACCGGTATCTTCACCCGACAGACGCACCGGAATGCCTTCATCAACCAGCGTGGCATAGGCCAGGTTTTCCGCGCCGCCCCAGTCAAAGGCTTTCTCGCCTTCAGCCATCAGGCGACGGTCGTTATAAATCTTGGCAACACGCGACTGCACTTCCACCTCTTCAGGCACCTGGCTGATACGCAGCGCCAGTTCCTTCAGACGTTTCATGTCGACCTGAGCCGGGTAAGGTTCATCCCACTCATGATTCAGGTAAGGTGACCAGGTAAAGGAGTGCAGGCTCATCGGACGCCATTCCGGCACCACGCACTCGCCCGCATCCAGCGCATCACGATAAAGATTGACCATTTCGGTCGCATCTTCCTGCGTGGCGACGGCTTCACCTTCCAGACGGTCGGCGTAGATTTTACGCGGCGTCGGGTGTTTTTTGATTTTCTGATACATCAGCGGCTGGGTCGCACTTGGCTCATCCGCCTCGTTGTGACCATGACGGCGATAGCAGACCAGATCGATAAACACATCACGCTTAAAGGTATTGCGATAGTCGAGCGCCAGACGGGTCACAAAGGCGACCGCTTCCGGATCATCTGCGTTCACGTGGAAAATCGGTGCCAGCACCATTTTGCCGATGTCGGTGCAGTAAGGGGTCGAACGCGCATCTTTCGGGTTGGAGGTGGTGAAGCCAACCTGGTTGTTGATGACGATGCGAACGGTACCGCCCACTTCATAACCGCGTGCCTGTGACATGTTCAGGGTTTCCTGAACCACACCCTGGCCAATCACCGCCGCGTCACCATGAATGGTGATCGGTAAGACTTTATTGCTGGCAGGCTCGTCCAGACGGTCCAGACGGGCACGCACAGAACCCATGACGACCGGGCTGACGATCTCCAGGTGTGACGGGTTAAACGCCAGCGCCAGGTGAACCAGACCGCCTTCGGTTTCCACATCAGAAGAGAAGCCCATGTGGTACTTCACGTCACCGGTGCCCAGATGCTCTTTATGCTTACCGGCGAACTCGTCGAACAGATCCTGTGGCTTTTTACCCAGCACGTTGATCAGCACGTTGAGACGACCACGGTGCGCCATACCCAGCACGACTTCACGGGTACCGCTCTTACCGGCGTGACGGATCATTTCGCGCAGCATGGGCACCAGCGCATCGCCGCCTTCCAGCGAGAAGCGTTTGGCACCCGGGAATTTCGCCCCGAGATATTTTTCCAGCCCTTCTGCCGCGGTCAGCTCTTTCAGGAAACCTTTTTTCTCTTCGTTGCTGAACGCTGCACGGCCCGCTACAGACTCAAGACGCTGCTGGATCCAGCGTTTCTCATCCGTGTTGTTGATGTGCATATATTCCGCACCGATTGAGCCACAGTACGTCTGCGTCAGCGCGTCGAAGAGATCGGCCAGCTTCATGGTCTCTTTACCGATGGCAAAAGAGCCGACGTTAAAGCTTTCCTGAAAATCGGCCTCGGTCAGGTCATGAAAAGCCGGATCAAGATCGGCCACCCGATCCTGTTTCCACAGGCCAAGCGGATCGAGATTCGCATGCTGGTGACCGCGAAAACGAAACGCGTTGATCAGCTGCAGCACTTTTACTTGCTTGGAGTTGGTTTCCGGATCGGAGACAGATGAGGTGTAACGAGATGCGTCTTTCGCCAGGCGACGGAAGTACTCACGTGTGGTGGAGTGAAACTGCTCAGGTTTCATTCCGGTGCCCGGTAACTGTTGGAACATCGAGCGCCACACTGCATCGACAGAGTCAGGATCGGTCAGGAAATCCTCATAGAGCTGCTCTATGTAAGACTGATTCGCGCCGGCCAGCCAGGAAGAGTCCAGCCAGGGCTTCATCGCGCTGTTCTGCATTGTGATCCCTTAAGCATTGCTATGCTTTTTTGAGGTTTCATTTGTTGCCGCTTTCGCGGTTTGCCGTAGTGAGTTCAGCGATACGAGCACTCTGCGCAGCGCGCGTGGCCCGTAAGGGAACCTTTGTAAACGTGGTCATCACCGCGCTTACAGAGGCTTCCGTAAAACACCGGGAACCTGAGGTTCCCGGCGAAGACTGCTTATGCGCCGCGCTGCAGCAGCATCGACTTGATATGGCCGATGGCGCGCGTCGGGTTCAGTCCTTTCGGACAGACGCTCACACAGTTCATGATACTGTGACAGCGGAATACGCTGAAAGCATCATTCAGATTGTCGAGACGCGCATCCGTTTCGGTGTCGCGGCTGTCAATCAGGAAACGGTATGCCGCCAGCAGGCCGGCAGGACCGATGAACTTCTCAGGGTTCCACCAGAATGATGGGCATGAGGTTGAGCAGCAGGCACAGAGAATACACTCGTACAGGCCATCCAGGTGTTCACGTTCTTCCGGCATCTGCAGATGTTCACGTGCTGGCGGATTTTCCCCATTATTCAACAGGAAAGGCTTAATTTTCTCATACTGAGCATAAAACTGGCTCATGTCTACGACCAGGTCACGCACAACCGGTAAACCTGGCAATGGACGGATAACAATTTTCTGTTTGCCGTTGCCCAGTGCCGAGACCGGCGTAATGCAGGCCAGTCCGTTTTTACCGTTCATGTTGAGGCCATCCGAGCCGCAGACGCCTTCACGACACGAGCGACGAAACGCCAGCGTCGGATCTTTCTCTTTCAGGCGAATCAGCGCGTCCAGCAGCATCATGTCGCGACCATCTTCCGACTCCAGGGTGTAATCCTGCATGCGCGGCCTGTCATCGACGTCCGGATTGTAGCGATAAATTGAAAACTCGAGTCTCATGATCGTCTCCGAAATTAGTAGGTACGCACTTTCGGCGGGAACGCCGCGCGCAGTTTCGGCTGCATGTTCACCTCACGGCGCGTCATGCTTTCGGTTTCCGGGACATAAAGACTGTGGCACAGCCAGTTTTCATCATCACGATCCGGGAAGTCGAAGCGACTGTGCGCACCGCGGCTCTCGGTGCGGTAGTTAGCCGCGACCGCCGTGGCAAAGGCCGTTTCCATCAGGTTATCCAGTTCCAGACACTCAATACGCTGGGTGTTGAAATCCGGTGAGCGGTCATCCAGACGCGCTGATTTCAGACGCTGGCGAATCTCTTTCAGCTCTTCCAGACCCTGCGCCATCGCGTCGCCTTCGCGGAATACAGAGAAGTTATTCTGCATGCAGCGTTGCAGCGCTTTACGAATCTCAACCGGGTCTTCACCCGTGGTATTGTTTTCCCAGCGGTTGAAGCGCGCCATCGCAACGGCAATCTCATCTTCCGTAGCGTCACGCAGTTCGCCCTGCTCCTGAATACTCTCCAGCAGATGCAGACCCGCTGCGCGGCCAAAGACCACCAGGTCGAGCAGTGAGTTACCGCCCAGACGGTTGGCACCGTGTACCGATACGCAGGCAATTTCGCCGACAGCGAACAGGCCAGGAATTACCACATCTTCACCCTGCTCATTCACACGCAGTGCCTGACCGGTCACTTTAGTCGGAATACCGCCCATCATGTAGTGGCAGGTCGGAATGACCGGGATAGGTTCTTTGACTGGATCGGCGTGAGCAAAGGTGCGTGACAGCTCGAGGATGCCAGGCAGACGTGACTCAAGCACCTCTTTACCCAGGTGATCGAGTTTCAGTTTGATGTGCGGGCCCCACGGACCGTCACAGCCGCGACCTTCACGGATTTCAATCATCATTGAGCGCGCAACCACGTCGCGGCCCGCCAGATCTTTAGCGTTTGGCGCATAACGCTCCATGAAGCGTTCGCCATGTTTGTTCAGCAGATAACCGCCTTCACCACGGCAGCCCTCGGTGACCAGCACGCCCGCACCAGCAATACCGGTTGGGTGGAACTGCCACATCTCCATATCCTGCACCGGCACGCCCGCACGCAGTGCCATACCCACGCCGTCGCCGGTGTTGATGTGTGCATTGGTGGTGGACTGATAGATACGGCCCGCGCCGCCGGTGGCCAGAATGGTCGCTTTTGCTTTGAAATAGACGGTTTCGCCGGTTTCGATGCAGATAGCGGTACAACCCACCACTGCGCCCTCGGCGTTTTTCACCAGATCCAGTGCATACCACTCAGAGAAGATGGTGGTTTTGTTTTTCAGGTTCTGCTGGTAAAGAGTATGCAACAGGGCGTGGCCGGTACGGTCAGCTGCTGCAGCGGTACGTGCCGCCTGCTCGCCGCCGAAGTTCTTCGACTGACCACCAAACGGACGCTGATAGACACGACCATCTTCCAGACGCGAGAACGGCAGGCCCATGTGTTCCAGTTCCAGAATTGCTTCCGGGCCGGTTTTACACATATATTCAATCGCGTCCTGGTCACCGATGTAGTCGGAACCTTTGACGGTGTCGTACATATGCCATTCCCAGTTATCTTCATGGGTATTACCCAGCGCAACGGTAATACCGCCCTGCGCAGATACAGTGTGGGAACGGGTCGGGAAAACTTTAGATAACAGGGCACAGCTCTGACCGGCCTGGGAGATTTGCAGTGCGGCCCGCATACCTGCGCCACCTGCGCCGATCACCACGGCATCAAACTCTCTGATTGGCAAACTCATTTACACACCCCACACCACAACAAATCCATAAATCGCATACCACAGCAGCGCCACGACAATCACAAACTGCAACAACAAGCGCGTTGGCAGTGATTTGACGTAGTCTGTTAACACCTGCCACATGCCGATCCAGCCATGAATCAGAATGGAGAACAGCGTCAGCAGCGTGAACACTTTAGTGAATGCGGAAGCGAAGAAGCCACGCCACAGGTCATAAGTCAGCGTGTCTGTCATCACAACGAAACCGAGGATGTAGACGATGTAGAGCGTAATGAGAATTGCAGTTGCCCGCAGCAGCAGCCAGTCCTGAATGCCGTTGCGACCCAATGCGGATGCATTGCTTACCATACGAGGACTCCCGCCAGAATTGCCAGCACGACAGTGATCACAAAAGTCATATGAGCAGAACGCTTACCAACCTGCAGCGTTTCAGCCAGATAACCAAAATCCATCAACATATGACGAATCCCGCTCACCGCGTGATAGGCCAGCGCGGTTAAGATGCCCCACATGATGAACTTCGCGAAGAAGCCATCCATGATGGATGCAGCGTGCTGGAAACCTTCAGGAGAAGAGAGAGAGAGACCGAGCAGCCACAGCAGGATGCCAATGGCAACCAGAGTGATTACGCCGGAGACGCGGTGAAGAATGGACGATATTGCAGTAACGGGAAACCGGATCGTCGAGAGATCCAAGTTGACAGGTCTTTGTTTTTTCACGGTTTTGCCCACACAGCTCTTTTTTATTTTGCTTCCTCCGGACCTGAGGCGGAGTCTAATCACAACGTGTGGCAGACTTAACCGTCACCAAACAAGCAACATCCAGTGTTAATTGACGCGGTAGTAAACGCTGGGTGGCTCCTGGTGTCAGGGTGTTCCGGAGACCTGCCAGGAGTATAGGAGGATCACATTCTGATTACAATTCCCCTACAAACTCTTTGGTATATTTTAGGTGGAACAGTGATCCTACTCACGATTTTCACAATTGATACAATTTTAATTATCTGATTTGACAATAGTTCAACAATTCAGTTACAAACTAAGCCTGTAAATTCCTATGATGCACAAAAGTTATGGGGATACACTTTCCCCTAAGCGCAAGTTATGTAACATTGCGATAATGAGCATTAAAAAGCATCAGGTTATTGGTTACCAAGAAGTTATATCCTGACCGGATCTTTAACAACCGCGATATGCAGCATGTCCATGGCTCACCGGTTCCCGCTGGGAACGCGTCGCTCACTCTGTACCCTGCACCCGCTTTATCCCCGCAGAGTGATACTGTGTAGTTTTGCCAACCGCAACATGAACGCGTTTCAGGTGTCTAAAGATCCTTACCTACATAAGGCGCTATGGAGACGAAAATGACAGATAAAAAAGTAACGCTAACCCTGCAAGATGGAACATCTATTGAACTGGACGTGCTTAAAGGCACGCTGGGTCAGGATGTGGTTGATGTCCGCGCTCTGGGTTCAAGTGGCCTGTTCACCTTCGATCCCGGTTTTACGTCTACAGCGTCCTGTGAATCTGCTATCACTTTTATCGATGGTGATGAAGGTATCCTGCTGCACCGTGGTTTCCCGATTTCTCAGCTGGCGACCCACTCTAACTACCTGGAAGTCTGCTACATCCTGCTGAATGGCGAAGCGCCGGACCAGAAACAGTTTGATGAGTTCCGAACCACGGTTACCCGCCACACCATGATTCATGAGCAGATTACCCGTCTGTTCCACGGCTTCCGTCGTGACTCGCATCCTATGGCGGTAATGTGCGGCGTGACCGGCGCACTGGCTGCGTTTTACCACGATTCACTGGATGTAAACATTGAGCGCCACCGCGAAATCGCGGCATTCCGTCTGCTCTCTAAGATGCCGACCATGGCAGCGATGTGTTACAAATATTCAATCGGCCAGCCGTTTGTCTATCCACGCAATGACCTCTCTTACGCCGGTAACTTCCTGCATATGATGTTTGCTACGCCGTGCGAAGAGTACAAAGTGAATCCGGTGCTGGAACGCGCTATGGACCGTATCCTGATTCTGCATGCTGACCATGAGCAGAACGCTTCAACCTCTACCGTACGTACCGCCGGTTCAAGCGGCGCGAATCCGTTTGCCTGTATCGCCGCCGGGATCGCCTCCCTGTGGGGACCGGCGCACGGCGGTGCCAACGAAGCGACTCTGCGTATGCTGGAAGAGATCAGCACCGTTGAGCACATCCCGGAATTTGTTAAACGCGCTAAAGACAAGAATGATTCATTCCGTCTGATGGGCTTTGGTCACCGCGTTTACAAAAATTACGATCCACGCGCGACCGTGATGCGCGATACCTGCCATGAGGTTCTGAATGAACTGGGTATGAAGGATGATCTGCTGGAAGTGGCGATGGAGCTGGAACACATTGCGCTGAACGACCCGTACTTCATCGAGCGTAAACTTTATCCAAACGTGGATTTCTACTCCGGTATCATTCTGAAAGCGATGGGTATTCCGTCGTCCATGTTTACGGTGATCTTCGCGATGGCCCGTACGGTTGGCTGGATTGCCCACTGGAAAGAGATGCACGACGAAGGCATGAAGATTGCCCGTCCACGTCAGCTCTACACCGGTTATACCGAGCGCGAATTCAGCTCACAGCTGAAAAAGTAAGGCTCAGTGGATAGCGGAGAGGGATCTCCGCCTGATGTTGCTTTAAAGCCGGGGCGGTTGGCTGTGATACCGCGCCTGCGTAGAGAACCTGGTCAGATCGGAAAGACGCAAAAGCCGTCATCCATGACACGCTCGGCCCGCGCGATTACGCACCTCATCCCTGAGGTGCGCCCGTAGCCGGGCCAACGCATTGCGTTGTTCAAAAACGCTCCCGACGTTTTTATCCGGGCGGCGGGACGCTTTCCTCCTCTGACCGTATTCCCTGCGCGTCAGACTTCTTCGTAGCGGCTGGACTCTCCCGGATTCGGGTTTGTCAGCTGTTTGCAGTAAGAACCTTTTCCTGTTTTGTTCCCCAATGCGGCCGCCTCTATCTCTGGCAACCCGGACACCAGTAAAAAGGCCGTGATGAAAGCGTGCCCTTCTCGATCACTGTGCCACAGCGCCGGCATTTTTTGCCCTGCCGATGAAAAACCTCAAACTGAAACGCTGCTTCCTCATGATATTTCTTCATGGTTCCACGCATCCGATAGGCATGACGCGGCACCGACAGCAGCGCCTCGCTGAAAGCAGTCAGCTGATCTTCAGTGAGATCCTGCGCCCGATGATTGGGCAGCAGCTGCGCCAGCCAGAGAATCTCGGCGCGCAGGTAGTTTCCCAGCCCGGCCAGAAAAGCCTGATCCAGCAGCAGACCACTGAACTGCCGCCGCCGGAAACGGGGTGACAGCAGCCGCTCTTTCACTTCTTCCACGCTAAGCTGGCTGTTCAGCACATCCGGTCCGATGCGGGTCAGAAACGGATGCGCCGCCAGCGTATCTGCGTTGAGCAGTTCAATATCGGAGGCACTATAAAGCAGAATCGCTTTGCTCGCCGTCGCCAGCCGCACCCGCAACTGGCGTGTGGTATTCAGTTCAGTATCGGGTTTCACGATGCGCCAGACACCATAAAGCTGGTTATGACTGTAAAGCGTCAGGCCATTGCTGAAATGTGTCAGCAGCGCTTTTCCCCGCGTCTCAATCGCCTGCACCTGCTCACCAATCAGCGAGGGTTCGTAAGTTTTAAGCTGAGGAAACGCAAACCACGCTTCGGTTAACGGCTGACCCACGATGGCAGTTTCAAGCTTATCCGCCACGCGGCGAATTTCCGGTCCTTCAGGCATCGTTCTTCCTCTTAATGGGTGGCGCCGCCAGCCTGTTTGATATCGTCGCCGGTCTCCAGCGTGACGTTTACCGCAATCTCCAGCGCCTGAATAATGGTCGCGACCGCCATGCTCGGCGCACCAGGATGGAGCGCCGCCTGTTCAGGCAGATAAGGAATATGAATAAAGCCACCGCGCGCCGGACTCTTCTGCTGCTCCAGCCAGTGCAGCAGGCCATACATCACCCGGTTACAGGTGAAGGTGCCCGCCGTCTGCGAAACCGATGCGGGAATGCCCGCTTTACGCACCGCGGCAACAATCGCTTTGATTGGCAGACGGGAAAAATAGGCTGCCGGGCCGCCAGCCACAATCGGTTCATCCACCGGCTGATGACCAGCGTTGTCCGGGATGCGGGCGTCATCGACATTGATACCGATACGTTCAACGGTAATGTCGCTGCGGCCGCCCGCTTGCCCGACCGACAGCACCGCATCCGGTTTGACCTCTTCCAGCGCCTGGTTCAGCACGTGGAGTACCTCACTGAACACCACCGGCAGCTGACGGATCACTATCGTCGCCCCGCCAATCTGTTTGCCTTCCAGTGCGCGCACCGCTTCCCAGGAGGGATTAATCGTTTCACCGCCAAAGGGTTCAAAGGCGGTCATCAGGACAGTTTTCATGCAGCCTCACAGGAACATCAGGAAATAGAGCAGGAAAATGTTAACGATTAACAGTAGCACACCGGTTGGAATCTGAGCTTTGATCACCGCGTTACGATCGGGCAGCTCCAGCAGCGCCGCCGGGACAATATTGAAGTTGGCCGCCATCGGCGTCATCAGCGTACCGCAGTAGCCGGAAAACATACCAATCGCCGCCATCACTGCCGGATTTCCGCCGTGCTGCAGCACCAGAATCGGGATGCCAACGCCTGCGGTGATAATCGGAAACGCCGCAAACGCGTTACCCATGATCATGGTTAACAGCGCCATTCCGACGGCATAGACCGTTACCGCGATAAAGCGATTATCCACCGCCAGCCAGGTTTCGGTCAGATGCGAAATGGCACTGCCCACGCCCGCACTGGTAAACAGCAGTCCCAGGGTGGCAAGGATCTGCGGCAGGATAAAGGCCCAGCCAATCGAATCCAGCAGGCGACGGGTCTCCTGCATCGACTGCACCGGTTTTTCATGGGTCAGTTTTAACGCCACCAGCCAGCCAATGACACAGCCGACCATCATTGAAAACAATGTCACCAGCGTGGCGTGATTCCCGGGACCGAACACCACATCCTGCATACCGGGAATATGATTAAACGCCAGCACGCCGACCACGGTCACGACCGGAATGGCCAGCGCAGGCAGAAACAGTTTGTTGCGCAGACGCAGCGCACTGGCCTGCTTCTCTTCATCGCTGCGCTGATGATAGCGCCCCAGCCGGACCCCACCCAGACCGGCAATCAGCGCCATTATCACCACAATGACACCGATAGTGATGTGCAGCATTCGGGTGCCCGCCGCGTCCGAGCCCATCAGGCTGCTCATCAGCTGCGTCGTCCAGTCACCCACTAGGAATACCAGGCCATACAAGGCCCAGAACAGTCCGGTGGTAAAGCGACGCGGATTAGCGCTGTCACGCCAGGAGAGGATGGCTACTACCAGCAGGATAATGCCTGCCAGCCACATCAGATATTGTTGCTGGAACATTACTGACCTCCTTTGGCTTTCAGCGCCTGGCTGTTGAGCTGTTGCAGCTCACGCGCCAGCTGACGATCGAGTCGCACCAGACGTGCCGAGTGGATCAGGAACGCGGCTACAGCGGTCGGAATGCCCCATAACGCAATGTGCAGCGGTTCGGTCTGAATCCCGGCCGACTCCTGCATGAAGTTGTGCATAAAAATAATCGCACCAAACGCCACGAAGATATCCTCACCAAAGAACAGGCCGACGTTGTCGGTGGCTGCTGACATGGCACGCAGCTTGTGCCGCAGCTCAGGTGTGATTTCGCCGTAGCGGTTTTCAGTGGCGCCTTCTGCCATCGGTGCGAGCAATGGACGCACCATCTGCGGATGTCCGCCGAGACTGGTTAACCCCAGTGCCGCCGTGATTTCACGCACAAACAGGTAGACAATCAGCAGACGTCCGGCGGTGGCGGTTTTGATCTGAGCAATCCACGCCTGTGCCCGCTCCTTCAGCCCGTGACGCTCCAGCAGCCCAATGACCGCCAGTGGCAGCAGCAGAATCAGCGGCAGGTTACGGGTGTTAAGAAACCCCGCGCCAAGCTTTTCCAGAATGTCAGCCAGCGGCATCATCGCCGCCAGACCGGTCACAAATCCGGCGACAATTACCACCAGCACCGGGTTAAAACGTAATACGAAGCCGACAACGATCGCGGCAATGCCCAGTAAAGGCCAGAGATTCACTGCACTTTCCATGGATTTCCCCCAGAGTTAAAAAACCCGACATAAGCCGGGCTAAGTGTTGTTTTCAGGCGCTGGTGACACGGATCTGCTGTTTGGCAAACGCATCACGCAACCGCTGGGCAAACTGCAGGGCGTGTGCGCCGTCGCCATGTAAGCAGACGGTCTGCGCATTCACTGCCACCCATTCTCCTGTGATACTTTTCACTTTGCCCTGCTGCACCATCGTCAGCGTCTGATCGATAGCCTGCTGCTCATCGTCAATCAGTGCGCCGGGCTCGCTGCGCGGCACCAGCGCACCGCTGCTGAGATAGCCACGATCGGCAAAGACCTCTTCCCGCGTGCGTAAGTCGTAGTGCGACGCGGCACGTATCGATTCGCTGTTCGCCAGTCCCACCACAATCAGCTGACTGTCGACAGCACGGATGGCGCGGGCAATGGCGTCTGCCAGCACCGGATCAGCCGCGGCCTGGTTATAGAGCATGCCGTGCGGCTTAACGTGAACCAGCCGCGCACCTTCGCTCTCTGCCAGGCTTTTCAGCGCGCCAATCTGGTAGATCATCTGGGCATAGACCGTTTCAGGTGGCAGTTGCATGGCACTGCGGCCAAAGTTCTCCCGATCGGGGAAAGCAGGATGCGCGCCGATAGCGACGCCGCATGCGTGCGCCCAGCGCACCGACTGCAGCATGGTCTGCGCATCCCCTGCGTGAAAGCCACAGGCGATGTTGGCGGAACTCACCAGCTCCAGCAACGCCTGATCGCTGGCACAGCCTTCGCCCAGGTCGGCGTTTAAATCAATTTTCATGGAGTCCCCATTTCATCTGGTCCAGCGCGCGTTGCTGATGCTGGCGTGCCAGCATCGCTTCCGGCAGCGTGCAGTGAATAAAGTGAATCGGCTCACCGAGGCGGATTTGCGCCAGATGGTAGAGATCGGCTTCGATGACGGAGGCGATACGCGGATAGCCGCCGGTGGTCTGGGCATCCGCCATCAGCACGATAGGCTGTCCATTCGGCGGCACCTGAATCACACCCGGCATCACACCATGTGACAGCAGCTCACGCGGACTTTCACGTTTAAGCTCACGTCCCTCAAGCCGGTATCCCATCCGGTTGCTTTGCGGGCTGAGTTTCCATGCGGTACGCCAGAACGCCTGCTGCGCGTCGGGACTGAACTCGTGATACTCCGGGCCAGGCAGTGCGCGGATGCGGTTGCCCCACAGCAGTTGCCGCACCCCGACTTTGCGATCGAACTGACGCGTCGGTTTACCCAGCGGGATCTGATCGCCATCCCGTAAGGTACGCCCCTGAAATCC
Encoded here:
- the odhB gene encoding 2-oxoglutarate dehydrogenase complex dihydrolipoyllysine-residue succinyltransferase, with protein sequence MSSVDILVPDLPESVADASVATWHKKPGDAVTRDEVLVEIETDKVVLEVPASADGILEAVLEEEGATVTSRQILGRLKEGNSAGKESSAKSESKESTPAQRQTASLEEESNDALSPAIRRLIAEHNLDASQIKGSGVGGRLTREDVEKHLANKPQAAKAAAPAAETAAVQQPVANRSEKRVPMTRLRKRVAERLLEAKNSTAMLTTFNEINMKPIMDLRKQYGEAFEKRHGVRLGFMSFYIKAVVEALKRYPEVNASIDGEDVVYHNYFDVSIAVSTPRGLVTPVLRDVDALSMADIEKKIKELAVKGRDGKLTVDDLTGGNFTITNGGVFGSLMSTPIINPPQSAILGMHAIKDRPMAVNGQVVVLPMMYLALSYDHRLIDGRESVGYLVAVKEMLEDPARLLLDV
- a CDS encoding succinate dehydrogenase iron-sulfur subunit — protein: MRLEFSIYRYNPDVDDRPRMQDYTLESEDGRDMMLLDALIRLKEKDPTLAFRRSCREGVCGSDGLNMNGKNGLACITPVSALGNGKQKIVIRPLPGLPVVRDLVVDMSQFYAQYEKIKPFLLNNGENPPAREHLQMPEEREHLDGLYECILCACCSTSCPSFWWNPEKFIGPAGLLAAYRFLIDSRDTETDARLDNLNDAFSVFRCHSIMNCVSVCPKGLNPTRAIGHIKSMLLQRGA
- the sucA gene encoding 2-oxoglutarate dehydrogenase E1 component; translation: MQNSAMKPWLDSSWLAGANQSYIEQLYEDFLTDPDSVDAVWRSMFQQLPGTGMKPEQFHSTTREYFRRLAKDASRYTSSVSDPETNSKQVKVLQLINAFRFRGHQHANLDPLGLWKQDRVADLDPAFHDLTEADFQESFNVGSFAIGKETMKLADLFDALTQTYCGSIGAEYMHINNTDEKRWIQQRLESVAGRAAFSNEEKKGFLKELTAAEGLEKYLGAKFPGAKRFSLEGGDALVPMLREMIRHAGKSGTREVVLGMAHRGRLNVLINVLGKKPQDLFDEFAGKHKEHLGTGDVKYHMGFSSDVETEGGLVHLALAFNPSHLEIVSPVVMGSVRARLDRLDEPASNKVLPITIHGDAAVIGQGVVQETLNMSQARGYEVGGTVRIVINNQVGFTTSNPKDARSTPYCTDIGKMVLAPIFHVNADDPEAVAFVTRLALDYRNTFKRDVFIDLVCYRRHGHNEADEPSATQPLMYQKIKKHPTPRKIYADRLEGEAVATQEDATEMVNLYRDALDAGECVVPEWRPMSLHSFTWSPYLNHEWDEPYPAQVDMKRLKELALRISQVPEEVEVQSRVAKIYNDRRLMAEGEKAFDWGGAENLAYATLVDEGIPVRLSGEDTGRGTFFHRHAVVHNQANGSTYTPLHHVHSGQGQFKVWDSVLSEEAVLAFEYGYATAEPRILTIWEAQFGDFANGAQVVIDQFISSGEQKWGRMCGLVMLLPHGYEGQGPEHSSARLERYLQLCAEQNMQVCVPSTPAQVYHMLRRQALRGMRRPLIVMSPKSLLRHPLAISTLDELANGSFQPAIGEVDDLDPQGVKRVVLCSGKVYYDLLEQRRKNEQTDVAIVRIEQLYPFPHHAVQEALKAYAHVQDFVWCQEEPLNQGAWYCSQHHFREVVPFGATLRYAGRPASASPAVGYMSVHQQQQQDLVNDALNVN
- the sdhA gene encoding succinate dehydrogenase flavoprotein subunit; the protein is MSLPIREFDAVVIGAGGAGMRAALQISQAGQSCALLSKVFPTRSHTVSAQGGITVALGNTHEDNWEWHMYDTVKGSDYIGDQDAIEYMCKTGPEAILELEHMGLPFSRLEDGRVYQRPFGGQSKNFGGEQAARTAAAADRTGHALLHTLYQQNLKNKTTIFSEWYALDLVKNAEGAVVGCTAICIETGETVYFKAKATILATGGAGRIYQSTTNAHINTGDGVGMALRAGVPVQDMEMWQFHPTGIAGAGVLVTEGCRGEGGYLLNKHGERFMERYAPNAKDLAGRDVVARSMMIEIREGRGCDGPWGPHIKLKLDHLGKEVLESRLPGILELSRTFAHADPVKEPIPVIPTCHYMMGGIPTKVTGQALRVNEQGEDVVIPGLFAVGEIACVSVHGANRLGGNSLLDLVVFGRAAGLHLLESIQEQGELRDATEDEIAVAMARFNRWENNTTGEDPVEIRKALQRCMQNNFSVFREGDAMAQGLEELKEIRQRLKSARLDDRSPDFNTQRIECLELDNLMETAFATAVAANYRTESRGAHSRFDFPDRDDENWLCHSLYVPETESMTRREVNMQPKLRAAFPPKVRTY